The Mycobacterium avium subsp. avium genomic sequence AACGTTCCTGGCGCTGATCGCCCGACAGGCAGTCGGCCATCGCGAGCGCATCGGGTTCGACGACGATCGCCACCCTCGAGGCGCCCACGCCGGATGCGATGCCGTCGATCCACCCGCGGTAGTCGTCGGCCGACGCCATGCCGCCCGCGGCGAAGCTGCCGCAATCGCGGTGGGGGATTCCATAAATCGCCAAAACCGGGATGGCGCCGGCAGCGTTGGCGTCGCCGACGTACTTCCCGACCGTCGCCGCCGAGCCGCCCGGGACGATCCAGTACGCCTGCGGCGTGTTGGCGATGGTGGTCAACTCGGGACTCGGCGGATCGGCGCTCTGCGCGGCGCGCATGGCGGCCGAGTTGGGATTGACATAGAACGGCGCCCCGGCCAACGGATTGCCGTCGGCGGCCAGGCGGATCGCCGGCGCCGGTTCGGCTACCGGGCCCATGCCGACCAGGGCCGCAACCGTGAACAGAGGGACGATCCATCGCGCGACCGCGCCGGCAGCTGAGAATGTCACCCAAGGAAAATTAGTGGTTCGGAATGATGGAGCGCCAACCGGGGACGGCTACGGCCATCGGCTCACACCGAACCGCAACGCGCAGCT encodes the following:
- a CDS encoding glycoside hydrolase family 6 protein; translated protein: MTFSAAGAVARWIVPLFTVAALVGMGPVAEPAPAIRLAADGNPLAGAPFYVNPNSAAMRAAQSADPPSPELTTIANTPQAYWIVPGGSAATVGKYVGDANAAGAIPVLAIYGIPHRDCGSFAAGGMASADDYRGWIDGIASGVGASRVAIVVEPDALAMADCLSGDQRQERFDLVRYAVDTLTRDPNAAVYVDAGHLRWHSPEDMAARLNQAGVAHARGFSVNTANFYTTEDEIGYGEAISGLTNGAHYVIDTSRNGAGPAPDSDLNWCNPSGRALGTPPTAATAGAHADAYLWIKRPGESDGSCGKGDPPAGNFVNQYAIDLVHNVGH